From Anticarsia gemmatalis isolate Benzon Research Colony breed Stoneville strain chromosome 3, ilAntGemm2 primary, whole genome shotgun sequence, one genomic window encodes:
- the LOC142987636 gene encoding centromere protein I-like, with protein sequence MTDVDEIIDYIKSLKKGFDKDLFQNKVDELAYAVDTTGIEYNDFHTLLKVWLNLSIPITKWVSLGVCLVPQGSVEERTVEYALSWILSNYEDQSSFSRIGFLLDWLTAAMECECIDMDKLDLGYDVFYVSLTYEALTPHAMKLVYTLTKPSDVTRRRVLELLDYAKKREAKKNMYRQLQVLLGLFKSYKPECVPEDVPAISIHTAFKKINVNLLARFKRNQQNRNTLSKEKLHLTWINPINSERGRNAKADPLVPNMEFFNIGSRQNTDKEPPKTFLDFTDPVSVVQCGLHKQSSRPARLRALLCNATGVALLAVASRSEQAFLSHDLHHLLNSCFLDVSPHSYMEKQDLLHRLAVLQHTLMQGIPVITRFLAQYLPLWNEKDYFAEILELVQWVSVDSPDHAMCVVEPLTRIYHRAQPIEQCAILKSLNTMYSSLMYCSTRTRQHFMGAPPPENYEIVLPKVADAITDLCNKALQVNPDDMRVLHSTVSSATHRARSSVCSGAAGGVQRVAPLSLALPLVSVSAALVDSVAELLILYRKTFSILKTANKLQKDDSTFTEQMDLLQAYTSDMINCLYSEETLTGRKTGFVFEKLHPQLVSKLGSLMPDVDSKLSIRNSIAFSPYTYIQLDAIDHRDADNKLWFSAVIDQEFSNLSRFLKKAVPELRYQ encoded by the exons ATGACGGACGTGGACGAgattatagattatattaaatCACTGAAGAAAGGATTTGACAAAGACTTGTTTCAAAACAAGGTCGACGAATTGGCATACGCAGTTGATACTACAGGGATTGAATACAATGATTTTCACACTTTATTGAAAGTTTGGTTGAATTTATCTATTC CGATAACAAAATGGGTGAGTTTGGGCGTTTGTTTGGTGCCCCAGGGTAGCGTTGAGGAGCGTACAGTGGAGTACGCTCTCAGTTGGATACTGTCTAATTATGAAGACCAATCTTCTTTCTCCAGGATCGGCTTCTTACTTGACTGGCTTACAG CTGCGATGGAGTGTGAATGTATTGACATGGATAAATTAGATTTGGGATATGATGTGTTCTATGTTAGTCTGACATATGAAGCTTTg ACACCGCATGCTATGAAGCTTGTGTATACATTGACAAAACCAAGTGATGTCACTAGGAGAAGAGTATTGGAACTTTTAGACTATGCTAAGAAGAGAGAGGCTAAGAaa AACATGTACAGACAACTGCAAGTACTGCTAGGACTGTTCAAGTCATACAAACCAGAGTGTGTGCCTGAAGATGTGCCAGCTATCTCCATACACACAGCCTTTAAGAAGATCAATGTGAACCTCCTTGCCAGGTTCAAGAGGAACCAGCAGAACAGAAACACTCTCAGCAAAGAGAAGCTGCATTTAACTTGGATTAACCCTATTAATTCT GAGCGTGGCAGGAATGCTAAGGCAGATCCATTAGTACCCAACATGGAGTTCTTCAACATTGGCTCAAGGCAGAATACAGACAAGGAACCACCAAAGACCTTCCTAGACTTCACGGA CCCAGTGTCAGTGGTACAGTGCGGGCTGCACAAGCAGTCGTCGCGGCCGGCTCGTCTCCGCGCGCTGCTGTGTAACGCGACGGGCGTGGCGCTGCTCGCCGTCGCCTCCAGATCTGAACAGGCCTTCCTCTCACACGACCTGCATCATCTACTTAACAGCT GTTTCCTCGACGTATCGCCACACAGCTACATGGAGAAGCAAGACCTACTACATCGTCTCGCGGTGCTACAACACACACTGATGCAAGGCATACCTGTCATCACGAGGTTCCTTGCTCAGTACCTACCTCTGTGGAACGAGAAGGACTATTTTGCCGAG ATACTAGAGCTAGTACAGTGGGTGAGCGTGGACTCGCCGGACCACGCTATGTGTGTGGTGGAGCCATTGACACGGATATACCACAGAGCCCAGCCCATAGAGCAGTGCGCCATACTAAAAAGTTTGAACACCATGTATTCTAGCCTT ATGTACTGCAGCACAAGAACTCGTCAACACTTCATGGGCGCGCCGCCACCGGAGAACTACGAGATAGTCCTGCCTAAAGTAGCCGACGCTATCACTGACCTCTGCAATAAAGCTTTACAAGTTAATCCAG ACGACATGCGGGTGCTACACAGCACAGTATCGAGTGCTACTCACCGCGCGCGCAGCTCCGTGTgtagcggcgcggcgggcggcgtgcAGCGCGTGGCGCCTCTGTCGCTGGCGCTGCCGCTCGTGTCTGTGTCCGCCGCGCTCGTCGACAGTGTCGCTGAACTCCTTATatt GTACAGAAAAACATTCTCAATACTGAAAACAGCAAACAAGCTGCAGAAAGACGACAGTACATTTACGGAACAAATGGATCTGCTACAAGCGTACACCTCAGACATGATCAACTGTTTATACAGTGAAGAAACACTGACGGGGAGAAAGACAGGCTTTGTGTTTGAAAAACTACACCCACAACTTGTCAGCAAGCTTGGTTCTTTAATGCCTGATGTCGATTCTAAGTTAAGTATAAGAAATAGTATAGCATTTTCTCCGTACACTTATATACAGTTAGATGCCATAGACCATAGGGACGCGGATAATAAGCTGTGGTTCAGCGCAGTCATAGACCAGGAGTTCAGTAACCTTAGCAGGTTTTTGAAGAAGGCCGTACCTGAGTTGCGTTATCagtag
- the LOC142987637 gene encoding uncharacterized protein LOC142987637, whose product MWPMLLNMTRDECRLTLRRLELEAYSNMISVFRAQGALEDNRKKLLEELRAVLHISNDRHSAEARRVSNDELLATIAEQLSGPNTGLGWISEGRRRVPLMPRGIAQTMYTEIADKAAEAAAAENKELQKRLEAEKLVAPKSNEEEMADAEGQTAESALNTAEAMDETMYPPLATEDQTTKIWESELVSRKRKVPEGSSIPDDGTTPVKNMRNIPANTNQKHLNLSQIYSKFSQPATSKPSGQSKHSYNQVSKVSTSKPSQSHPRSTPHKSRSHKGPKGSQMIPSKSQMKKQQEMPMSPGKQYNPSTLQLEYAGPPNTFQASYAQSILGNKTKGEYLDEMKPKVLSSPGLAAEAGGLQLLAPAALPHELEVSENAHPGDHAALQPPNKQSGKACQLIIKNRSDVSADKKVQMSELKILQKPAEGIKLLSNRQVVVAPSSAQKALNAPGKLVTTKVIGSLPKPRNSNAPLMSEKMIVVSKPSSENKNLPNSKVLITSTVSTPLKDGTPTSTNSISNKLTETLTPKGIPATDLKVSAKAVVLNPKSGQKMVVLPAKARTKPGNEGQIPLIHFKGIPTAMKLVPVSSQSMTPITKSPAMTVMSKPSTVSSIPSNAKIVGVEPIKTANLADIVPVKGLAPVTTPKITTPIVRPSSAKGSVIVVQKGTTLGKALTFTKNGNDMSKVIMGKNVNQLLQASKSEQGDPAKCAGNVIVLELNNEQTGRTTTMSEILDSRASNVPRTSDENKKLSPITPDTPVLFDNQMTEETCNASSLDSTAESIGEIVPMEDTSLSLIGKDDKSSFMKDSEAVKDSSSVTDWEMELDTVSRKGKDEDKLNSLHLDLGMSSDSDSEYMSTSHKSKNKHSQENMQRTTPSGEAGDMYSSSSAMNIVARTLLSQLQDEGSSSNDSSFALKTKVGEKLKENESKLSESDALTKAKEKLSEKVAEAKSQQKRIDIYSTAITTSDINLDSFSYLDEGMMAGDDVFAAEEAKRELRRPDVLDDQLCRLLGEDSANSTDSQTVSESISK is encoded by the exons atgtgGCCGATGCTCCTCAATATGACACGCGACGAATGTCGCCTAACACTCCGTAGACTCG AATTAGAAGCCTACTCGAATATGATCAGTGTGTTTAGAGCACAAGGAGCATTGGAAGACAACAGAAAAAAGCTATTGGAGGAACTGCGCGCCGTTTTGCATATAAGCAATGATCGGCACAGCGCTGAGGCGCGCCGCGTGTCCAATGACGAGCTATTAGCAACTATTGCTGAACA GTTGTCAGGTCCAAACACAGGGCTAGGATGGATCAGCGAGGGTCGGAGAAGAGTGCCACTGATGCCCCGTGGTATTGCACAGACCATGTACACAGAGATTGCGGATAAGGCAGCGGAGGCTGCTGCCGCTGAAAATAAAGAGCTACAGAAAAGGCTTGAGGCTGAAAAACTTGTTGCTCCCAAGTCTAATGAGGAGGAAATGGCAGATGCTGAGGGTCAGACTGCTGAGAGTGCACTGAACACAGCTGAAGCAATGGATGAGACCATGTACCCTCCACTGGCTACAGAAGATCAGACCACCAAA atttggGAGTCAGAGCTAGTAAGTCGAAAGAGGAAAGTTCCTGAAGGCAGTTCAATACCAGATGATGGGACCACTCCTGTTAAAAATATGAGAAACATACCAGCCAACACTAATCAAAAACATCTCAATTTGTCTCAAATATATTCTAAGTTCTCACAACCAGCTACAA GTAAACCTTCAGGGCAGTCAAAACACTCATACAACCAAGTAAGCAAAGTATCCACTAGTAAACCGAGTCAAAGTCACCCTCGCTCCACACCACACAAGAGTCGATCACACAAGGGTCCTAAGGGCTCACAAATGATCCCATCTAAGTCGCAGATGAAAAAGCAACAAGAGATGCCAATGTCTCCCGGCAAACAGTACAATCCGTCAACGTTACAGTTGGAATATGCGGGACCGCCGAACACTTTCCAGGCTAGCTACGCTCAATCGATCCTAGGCAACAAGACGAAGGGCGAGTACCTGGACGAGATGAAGCCCAAGGTGCTGTCGTCGCCGGGGCTGGCGGCGGAGGCGGGCGGGCTGCAGCTGCTGGCGCCGGCCGCGCTGCCGCACGAGCTCGAGGTGTCGGAGAACGCGCACCCCGGCGACCACGCCGCGCTGCAGCCGCCCAACAAACAGTCCGGGAAAGCTTGCCAACTCATTATTAAGAATCGCAGCGACGTCAGCGCCGATAAAAAAGTACAAATGTccgaattaaaaatattacagaagCCCGCGGAGGGTATAAAGCTGCTGTCGAACAGGCAGGTGGTCGTCGCGCCGAGCTCTGCGCAGAAAGCGTTGAACGCGCCCGGCAAACTGGTAACGACCAAGGTGATCGGCTCTTTACCGAAACCGCGTAATTCTAACGCTCCGCTTATGAGTGAAAAAATGATCGTAGTCTCGAAACCGTCCTCGGAAAATAAAAACTTGCCGAACTCTAAAGTTTTAATCACGTCGACCGTCAGCACGCCTTTGAAGGACGGCACGCCGACTAGTACAAACAgcatatcaaataaattaactgAAACGCTTACTCCTAAGGGTATTCCTGCGACGGACTTGAAAGTGTCCGCCAAGGCAGTAGTTTTAAATCCTAAGTCGGGGCAGAAAATGGTCGTATTGCCGGCTAAAGCGCGAACGAAACCGGGAAACGAGGGACAGATACCGCTTATACATTTCAAGGGCATACCGACTGCTATGAAATTAGTGCCAGTCAGTTCTCAGTCCATGACACCGATCACAAAATCACCCGCCATGACCGTCATGTCCAAACCTTCCACAGTTAGTTCGATTCCATCCAATGCCAAAATCGTTGGTGTAGAACCTATCAAAACCGCCAATCTGGCTGACATCGTGCCTGTGAAAGGTTTAGCGCCTGTAACCACACCTAAAATAACCACTCCTATCGTCCGACCGTCTAGTGCCAAGGGCAGCGTTATTGTTGTACAAAAAGGTACGACGTTAGGTAAAGCTTTAACGTTCACTAAAAACGGCAACGACATGTCTAAAGTTATAATGGGTAAAAATGTTAATCAACTCCTACAAGCTTCCAAATCTGAGCAAGGCGACCCGGCCAAGTGCGCCGGCAATGTCATCGTTCTAGAGCTAAACAACGAACAGACCGGTCGCACTACTACTATGTCTGAAATATTAGATAGCCGCGCCAGCAACGTGCCTCGTACTTCTgatgaaaacaaaaaattgtCTCCAATCACACCAGACACACCAGTATTATTTGACAATCAAATGACGGAagaaacatgcaacgcaagTAGCTTAGATTCTACCGCTGAGAGCATAGGAGAAATCGTTCCCATGGAAGATACCAGTTTGTCATTGATTGGTAAAGATGACAAATCTAGTTTTATGAAAGACTCAGAAGCTGTAAAAGATTCATCGAGTGTCACAGACTGGGAGATGGAACTAGACACTGTATCGAGGAAAGGAAAAGACGAGGACAAACTGAACTCGTTACACCTAGACCTGGGCATGTCCAGTGACAGCGACAGTGAATACATGTCCACCAGTCACAAGTCgaaaaacaaacattcacaGGAAAACATGCAGCGGACCACGCCAAGCG GTGAGGCCGGCGATATGTACAGCAGTTCGAGTGCCATGAACATCGTGGCGCGAACGTTGCTCAGTCAGCTACAAGACGAAGGATCTTCGAGCAACGATTCTTCTTTCGCCCTTAAGACTAAAGTCGGCGAAAAATTAAAAGAGAACGAATCTAAATTGTCCGAGTCGGACGCACTCACGAAAGCAAAAGAAAAGCTCTCGGAGAAAGTAGCGGAAGCTAAGTCACAACAGAAGAGAATAGACATCTACAGCACAGCGATCACGACGTCCGACATAAACCTGGACTCGTTCTCGTATCTAGACGAGGGCATGATGGCGGGCGACGACGTGTTCGCGGCGGAAGAGGCCAAGCGCGAGCTGCGCCGACCGGACGTGCTCGACGACCAACTCTGCCGGTTATTAGGCGAGGACTCTGCTAACTCGACTGACTCACAAACTGTAAGTGaaagtataagtaaataa
- the Got2 gene encoding glutamate oxaloacetate transaminase 2 → MAQALKKLTAQVLKSNNVEVITNNFIRANSTWWSNVEMGPPDVILGISEAFKRDTDPKKVNLGVGAYRDDEGKPFVLPSVRKAEEILHAAHLNHEYAPISGEAEYTDAVAKLAFGEDSQVLKDKTNCTVQTLSGTGALRLGLEFVSKHYNKTKEIWVPTPTWGNHPQICNMLNLPCKKYRYFDPKTNGFDLQGALDDISKIPEQSIILLHACAHNPTGVDPKLDDWKQLSEVIKKKKLLPFFDMAYQGFATGSVDNDAAAVRLFVKEGHQVMLAQSFAKNMGLYGERAGALTFLCGDAESAAKMMSQVKIMVRTMYSNPPLHGARLVKTILTTPELKTQWLSDVKQMADRIISMRSRLRNGIEGAGNKRSWQHITDQIGMFCFTGLKPDQVERLTKEFHIYLTKDGRISVAGISSKNVDYVADAMHKVSS, encoded by the exons ATGGCTCAGGCTTTGAAAAAACTCACCGCACAAGTGCTAAAAAGTAATAATGTGGAAGTTATCACCAACAATTTTATTAGAGCAAACAG cACATGGTGGAGCAATGTAGAAATGGGCCCCCCTGATGTAATCCTCGGAATCTCCGAGGCTTTCAAAAGGGACACTGACCCCAAGAAGGTGAACCTCGGAGTTGGTGCCTACAGAGACGATGAGGGCAAGCCATTTGTCCTGCCTTCAGTCAGAAAG GCAGAGGAAATCTTACATGCTGCCCACTTGAACCATGAATATGCACCAATCAGTGGTGAGGCTGAATACACAGATGCTGTTGCCAAGCTTGCCTTCGGTGAAGACAGCCAGGTTCTCAAAGACAAAACAAACTGCACTGTACAG ACACTGTCCGGCACTGGAGCTCTGCGTCTTGGTCTGGAGTTTGTATCAAAACACTACAACAAAACCAAGGAAATCTGGGTGCCAACTCCGACATGGGGCAACCACCCACAAATCTGCAACATGCTGAACCTTCCGTGCAAGAAGTACCGTTACTTCGACCCCAAGACCAACGGCTTCGACCTGCAGGGTGCTCTTGACGATATCTCT AAAATCCCAGAGCAGTCTATTATTCTGCTGCACGCGTGTGCGCACAACCCCACCGGCGTGGACCCTAAACTTGATGACTGGAAACAACTTTCTGAG GTGATCAAGAAGAAGAAGTTGTTGCCATTCTTCGACATGGCGTACCAAGGTTTCGCGACCGGCAGCGTGGACAACGACGCCGCCGCCGTCCGTCTGTTCGTCAAGGAGGGCCACCAGGTCATGCTCGCGCAGAGCTTCGCCAAGAATATGG GCTTGTACGGTGAGCGTGCGGGCGCGCTGACGTTCCTGTGTGGCGACGCGGAGTCTGCTGCCAAGATGATGTCTCAAGTGAAGATCATGGTCCGCACCATGTACTCCAACCCTCCCCTGCACGGCGCCCGCCTTGTCAAGACCATCCTCACCACACCCGAGCTTAAGACACAATG GTTGAGCGACGTCAAGCAGATGGCCGACCGCATCATTTCTATGCGCAGCAGACTGCGCAACGGCATCGAGGGCGCCGGCAACAAGCGCTCCTGGCAACACATCACCGACCAGATCGGCATGTTCTGCTTCACTGGACTCAAGCCTGACCAG GTCGAGCGTCTTACAAAGGAATTCCACATTTACCTCACCAAGGATGGCCGCATCTCAGTGGCTGGCATCAGTTCAAAGAATGTCGACTACGTCGCGGACGCCATGCACAAGGTCTCGTCATAA